One genomic window of Candidatus Kuenenia stuttgartiensis includes the following:
- a CDS encoding SBBP repeat-containing protein encodes MCRIVRLWRTVIFIALAVGIYTDIGHGMEDAVSAAYEWDIGVHSDPVFTINGRAVNVPAEPCRSGERTQQSGSNILNDLNGLNALFTPEDVSGTSEPGEAVRTSVQESYGKLPLYFIQNDGQVDARVQYYEKGSGQGMFFTKKGIYLSLTRGKKTESVNPQSAIPSPQPQEHIRLFPLGANKDPGIVAEDMQECKINYFVGSPEKWRTNIPTFGAVVYKNIYDGVDMRFYGNNRQMEYDVIVKPGVSPSRVQLCYEGIEDLRIREDGDMEIILKEGSIIHKKPYIYQIIDGEKREIEGSFRILNRVCGLDESSPATAEWTGRTQPGHQVEVIHRKDAKGAEPVPNLTTPKAPPPNPLQRGTDPRPVLAQCLALPGTLQRVADIYFPLVGVKALAEPQDTLLVEICPPLAGVKGVEGTDTCATIAKVLKGINNGDQVTNLIPPEPSKSVHPERRHHKFVYGFTVASYEKSSSLVIDPILEYSTYLGGDDTDRGYGIAVDSSGYAYVTGFTTSANFPVVGTSTAKKANEDVFVTKLGTETPLALIYSTYIGGNGADYGIGIAVDGSASAYITGYTSSSNFPRAGTSTAKKTNYDAFVTKLGASGDSLEYSTYIGGSGSDYGQGIAVDSSGAAYVVGYTTSTNFPRVGTTTGHAGGTDDVFVTKLGTETPLALIYSTYIGGTGSELGRGIALDDSGSAYVSGYTTSANFPVVGTTTGHAGGTYDAFVTKLGTETPLALIYSTYIGGDGDDLAIGIAVDGSGSAYISGHTTSANFPVVGTTTGHAGGIYDAFVTKLGTETPLALVYSTCIGGSGNDYCGLEIDVDGSGSAYIIGYTTSTNFPVVGTTTSHAEGTEDAFVIKLGTGVPISILYSTYIGGSGSDVALGIAVDGTDSAYIAGYTGSSNFPIVGTSTAKKSGDDAFVTKLLFTPLVITGSATSVTTSSVTLSATVSTIGLPTTALFSYGVSSGVYTGTSTTQSVTGENTAVSISISDLSAATTYYYRSAANSSAGTSTGSEQSFTTSSSGGGGGGGGEPKAATLSINSTNPLDNAVNVPVDAAISATFSMLINGSTVNTDSFYVTNPDGNKIDGFASTDSYDVIFTPTDALSYDTTYTAFATTQIQAANWAGTTIESNHSWSFTTESSPIVPTPTPAAAAASPTLTVLLTPTPTITPQPSSTPTVSQDVMTLSKDVAYLSGDTVIVTVADGDRNTDARAEDILTTAIKVSGDNYYIGSDLLLDLNEDGADSGTFIATIKTGTTTSGEASATARSNIGTVKTVQDGAITVAYNPPSAVSVTKKLSFSNFDATLAFSRSAYLLGEYAEITLNNAESNADHKEAETLLEKVYVQTSRLNIAGVSMAEMGTDTGIFMGSIQISADSTLDYEHIQAADGDTLTASFYDETTITGFPQLMTGTCSVVALPVPTESPAFTPATPVPSPSITPVATVPVPTPTPTPTPTPTPTPTPSSSPAPGVPGNAEKIAVSPDSLFLEKGEEGQVTVMVTDVDGFGIEGVKVKRKVTTSNNKKIKVKPSNQNTDAEGKAVFTITAKKDKCNLKDNCNAKVNFKAKGVKEKAGVTVWLVE; translated from the coding sequence ATGTGTAGGATAGTACGCTTGTGGCGTACAGTGATTTTTATTGCTTTGGCTGTAGGGATTTATACAGATATCGGGCATGGAATGGAGGATGCCGTATCGGCTGCCTATGAATGGGATATCGGAGTACACAGCGACCCGGTATTCACGATAAACGGACGCGCCGTAAATGTTCCAGCAGAGCCATGCAGGTCGGGCGAGCGCACCCAACAATCCGGTTCAAACATTTTAAATGACTTGAACGGCTTAAACGCTCTATTCACCCCCGAAGACGTCAGCGGCACATCGGAACCTGGCGAGGCGGTACGCACCTCCGTGCAGGAATCTTACGGTAAATTGCCCCTCTATTTCATACAGAATGACGGGCAGGTGGATGCGCGGGTACAGTATTATGAAAAAGGCAGCGGACAGGGCATGTTCTTTACCAAAAAAGGGATATATCTCTCGCTGACACGCGGCAAAAAAACGGAATCCGTAAATCCTCAATCTGCAATCCCTAGCCCACAGCCGCAGGAGCACATACGGCTATTTCCCCTTGGCGCAAACAAAGACCCCGGGATCGTTGCGGAGGATATGCAGGAATGCAAGATCAATTACTTTGTAGGCAGCCCTGAGAAGTGGCGTACCAATATCCCCACCTTTGGCGCGGTTGTGTACAAAAATATTTACGACGGCGTCGATATGCGGTTTTACGGCAACAACCGTCAGATGGAATATGACGTCATCGTGAAGCCCGGAGTCAGTCCGTCCCGTGTTCAGTTGTGTTATGAAGGGATAGAAGACTTACGCATCAGGGAAGACGGCGACATGGAAATCATCCTTAAAGAAGGCAGCATCATCCATAAAAAACCGTATATTTATCAGATAATCGACGGAGAAAAGAGAGAGATTGAAGGTTCGTTCAGGATACTGAACAGGGTATGTGGTTTGGATGAATCCAGTCCTGCGACGGCCGAATGGACGGGGCGCACCCAACCGGGACATCAGGTGGAGGTGATTCACCGCAAAGACGCAAAGGGTGCAGAGCCTGTACCAAACCTGACCACGCCCAAAGCTCCTCCCCCTAACCCCCTCCAAAGGGGGACAGATCCTCGTCCGGTTCTTGCGCAGTGCCTTGCTTTACCGGGCACCCTCCAACGGGTGGCGGATATATATTTCCCGTTGGTGGGGGTGAAGGCGCTTGCAGAGCCGCAGGATACGCTATTGGTTGAAATATGTCCCCCGCTGGCGGGGGTGAAGGGGGTGGAAGGAACGGATACTTGCGCCACCATAGCTAAGGTTTTAAAGGGTATAAACAACGGGGATCAGGTTACAAACCTGATCCCGCCCGAACCATCCAAGAGTGTACATCCCGAAAGACGCCATCATAAATTCGTCTACGGCTTTACCGTTGCCTCATACGAAAAATCCTCCTCCCTCGTCATAGATCCCATCCTCGAATACTCCACCTACCTGGGGGGGGACGATACTGATCGTGGCTATGGCATCGCCGTGGATAGTTCCGGGTATGCGTATGTTACCGGGTTTACCACATCCGCCAATTTTCCCGTCGTGGGGACATCAACGGCCAAGAAAGCTAATGAAGATGTCTTTGTCACCAAACTTGGCACGGAGACGCCCCTTGCGCTTATCTACTCCACCTATATTGGGGGAAACGGTGCTGATTATGGTATTGGAATCGCAGTGGACGGCTCCGCCTCTGCGTATATCACCGGGTATACCTCATCCAGTAACTTTCCCCGCGCGGGGACATCAACGGCCAAAAAAACCAATTATGATGCCTTTGTTACAAAGCTTGGCGCATCGGGCGACAGCCTCGAATACTCCACCTACATTGGGGGAAGTGGCAGTGATTATGGACAAGGAATTGCCGTGGATAGCTCTGGCGCTGCGTATGTCGTCGGATATACCACATCCACCAATTTTCCCCGTGTGGGGACAACGACAGGCCATGCAGGAGGGACAGACGATGTCTTTGTTACCAAACTTGGCACGGAGACGCCCCTTGCGCTTATCTACTCCACATACATCGGGGGAACCGGTAGTGAACTTGGACGAGGAATAGCCTTAGATGACTCCGGCTCTGCGTATGTCAGCGGGTATACCACATCCGCCAATTTTCCCGTCGTGGGGACAACGACAGGTCATGCAGGGGGGACATACGATGCCTTTGTCACTAAACTTGGCACGGAGACGCCCCTTGCGCTTATCTACTCCACCTATATTGGGGGAGACGGCGATGATCTGGCAATAGGAATCGCGGTAGATGGCTCTGGCTCTGCGTATATCAGCGGGCATACTACATCCGCCAATTTTCCCGTCGTGGGGACAACGACAGGCCATGCAGGAGGGATATACGATGCCTTTGTCACCAAACTTGGCACAGAGACGCCCCTTGCGCTTGTCTATTCCACCTGCATCGGGGGAAGTGGTAATGATTATTGTGGACTAGAAATTGACGTTGATGGTTCCGGCTCTGCGTATATCATCGGGTATACCACATCCACTAATTTTCCCGTTGTGGGAACAACGACAAGCCATGCAGAAGGTACAGAAGACGCCTTTGTTATTAAACTTGGCACGGGGGTGCCCATTTCGATTCTCTACTCTACCTACATTGGTGGAAGTGGTAGTGATGTTGCCCTTGGAATTGCCGTGGATGGTACCGACTCTGCATACATAGCAGGGTATACCGGCTCCAGCAACTTCCCGATCGTGGGGACGTCGACGGCTAAAAAATCTGGTGATGACGCCTTTGTTACCAAGCTCCTCTTCACACCACTGGTGATAACCGGCTCTGCCACCAGTGTAACGACAAGCTCCGTCACGCTCTCTGCAACGGTAAGCACGATAGGGTTGCCTACCACAGCCCTGTTCAGCTATGGCGTCTCAAGCGGCGTGTACACCGGCACGTCAACCACCCAGTCCGTAACCGGTGAAAATACGGCAGTGAGCATCAGCATAAGCGACCTGTCCGCGGCCACAACCTATTATTACCGCAGTGCGGCAAATAGCAGCGCAGGCACCTCAACCGGCAGCGAACAGTCCTTTACCACGTCAAGCTCAGGCGGGGGAGGCGGAGGCGGCGGGGAGCCGAAGGCAGCGACGCTTTCCATCAACTCAACCAATCCGTTAGACAACGCGGTAAATGTACCCGTTGATGCCGCCATATCCGCAACCTTTTCCATGCTCATCAACGGCTCTACGGTGAATACGGATAGTTTTTATGTGACCAATCCTGACGGAAATAAGATAGATGGCTTTGCAAGTACCGATTCCTATGACGTCATATTTACACCCACAGACGCTCTTTCTTACGATACTACCTATACGGCATTCGCCACTACGCAAATCCAGGCGGCAAACTGGGCGGGAACAACAATAGAATCGAACCATTCATGGAGTTTCACCACAGAATCCTCCCCGATAGTACCCACACCGACCCCGGCCGCAGCAGCGGCGTCGCCCACACTCACGGTTTTATTAACGCCGACCCCCACAATCACACCACAGCCCTCGTCAACCCCGACGGTATCGCAGGACGTTATGACACTGAGCAAGGATGTGGCGTATCTCTCCGGTGATACGGTGATTGTCACGGTAGCGGACGGCGACAGAAACACCGATGCAAGGGCAGAGGATATACTCACCACTGCCATAAAGGTTTCGGGCGATAACTATTATATCGGAAGCGACCTCCTGCTGGATTTAAACGAAGACGGCGCTGACAGCGGCACATTTATAGCGACCATAAAGACAGGTACTACCACGAGCGGAGAGGCAAGTGCAACGGCGCGGTCAAATATCGGTACGGTAAAAACCGTGCAGGACGGTGCGATTACGGTGGCGTATAATCCGCCTTCCGCCGTATCAGTCACAAAGAAACTCTCTTTCAGTAATTTTGACGCAACGCTTGCATTCAGCCGTTCTGCATATCTTCTCGGGGAATATGCGGAAATCACCCTCAATAATGCGGAGTCGAACGCAGACCATAAAGAGGCGGAAACGCTTTTAGAAAAAGTTTATGTGCAGACCTCTCGGCTTAATATTGCAGGGGTAAGTATGGCGGAGATGGGCACCGATACGGGTATATTCATGGGTTCAATACAGATAAGCGCCGATTCCACACTCGACTATGAACACATACAGGCGGCAGACGGAGATACCCTGACGGCGAGTTTTTATGACGAGACAACCATTACCGGGTTCCCGCAATTGATGACGGGTACCTGTTCAGTAGTGGCTCTGCCTGTGCCAACGGAGTCCCCCGCCTTCACACCGGCAACACCAGTTCCCTCACCGTCAATTACCCCTGTAGCAACTGTACCCGTTCCTACACCTACACCTACACCTACACCTACACCTACACCTACACCTACACCTTCTTCTTCACCCGCCCCCGGGGTGCCTGGCAATGCGGAGAAAATAGCGGTATCGCCGGACTCACTATTTCTGGAAAAGGGTGAGGAAGGGCAGGTGACGGTAATGGTTACTGATGTGGATGGCTTCGGTATTGAAGGGGTCAAGGTAAAGAGAAAAGTAACCACGAGTAACAATAAAAAAATAAAGGTGAAGCCTTCAAACCAGAATACAGACGCAGAGGGCAAGGCGGTATTTACCATAACAGCAAAGAAGGATAAATGCAACCTGAAGGATAATTGCAATGCAAAGGTGAACTTTAAGGCAAAGGGGGTGAAGGAAAAGGCCGGAGTGACTGTTTGGCTGGTGGAATAG
- a CDS encoding IS1634 family transposase encodes MHIVENKSKSGKKIYRSTLLRESYREDGKVKKRTIANLSNCTPLEIEAIRLALAHKDDLCALGALSESVKLHEGLSVGAAWSVYQVAKELGIEEALGKDFEGKLALWQVMARVIGRGSRLSAVRLAQIHAAGDVLDMKRGFDENNLYDNLSWLSENQAKIERKLFELRRGGNKPKLFLYDVTSSYLEGKSNHFGEYGYNRDGKKRKKQIVIGMLCDESGEPVSTEVFRGNTQDPKTFESQVKKVLERFGCKDVTIVGDRGMIKTVQIESLPEGFHYITAITKPQIESLINKGILQLGLFEEKLCEIKDDEVRYILRRNPVRAEEMSKTRVSKLQSIEKYIVKKNSYLKEHPKSSVSKALETTRERLTRLKLDGWVQIKEEDRTLKIERAEEALKEASYLDGCYAIKTDLEENEADTNLVHERYKDLTEVEKAFRDCKTVNLEVRPVYVRKEDSTRGHVFVVMLAYMIIRRLRRAWKNFDLTVEEGLAQLTTICSMEVTIKGQKASCQKIPRPRQQSHELLEALQIKLPEVLPSRNIRVVTRKKLAVRRKSQ; translated from the coding sequence ATGCATATTGTAGAGAACAAGTCAAAATCCGGTAAAAAAATCTATCGATCTACCCTTCTGCGGGAATCGTACCGTGAGGATGGGAAGGTCAAGAAACGCACCATTGCGAATCTGTCGAATTGCACTCCCCTGGAGATTGAAGCGATAAGACTTGCACTCGCACATAAAGACGATCTCTGTGCATTGGGCGCATTGTCAGAATCGGTGAAACTCCATGAGGGTTTGTCTGTGGGAGCAGCGTGGAGCGTGTACCAAGTGGCAAAGGAATTAGGGATAGAAGAGGCATTGGGAAAGGACTTTGAAGGAAAGCTGGCGCTTTGGCAAGTAATGGCAAGGGTAATAGGCCGGGGGTCAAGACTGTCTGCAGTAAGGCTGGCGCAGATACATGCTGCGGGTGACGTCCTGGATATGAAGCGTGGGTTTGACGAGAACAATCTGTACGATAATTTGTCATGGTTGTCAGAGAATCAGGCAAAGATAGAGCGAAAGCTGTTTGAGTTAAGACGAGGAGGCAATAAGCCGAAGTTGTTTTTGTATGACGTGACGAGCAGTTATTTAGAGGGGAAGTCGAATCATTTTGGTGAGTACGGGTATAATCGTGACGGCAAAAAGAGGAAAAAACAGATAGTGATCGGTATGCTTTGTGATGAATCCGGGGAGCCGGTATCAACAGAAGTATTTAGGGGCAACACCCAGGATCCGAAGACCTTTGAATCTCAGGTAAAGAAGGTATTAGAGCGGTTTGGATGCAAAGATGTAACGATTGTAGGAGATCGTGGGATGATCAAGACGGTGCAAATCGAAAGTTTACCGGAAGGGTTTCATTACATAACGGCGATAACTAAGCCGCAGATAGAGTCGTTGATAAATAAAGGGATACTGCAATTAGGATTGTTCGAAGAAAAGCTCTGCGAGATAAAGGATGATGAGGTTCGATATATTCTGAGGCGCAATCCGGTAAGGGCGGAAGAGATGTCAAAGACCCGTGTATCAAAATTACAGAGTATAGAGAAATACATCGTGAAGAAGAACAGTTATCTGAAGGAACATCCTAAGTCGTCAGTATCGAAGGCCCTGGAAACAACAAGGGAAAGGCTAACGAGATTGAAACTTGATGGGTGGGTGCAGATAAAAGAAGAGGATAGGACGCTAAAGATAGAGAGAGCTGAGGAAGCATTAAAGGAGGCATCATACCTTGATGGTTGTTACGCAATCAAGACTGATCTTGAGGAGAACGAGGCGGATACCAATCTGGTACATGAACGATACAAGGATTTAACGGAAGTGGAGAAGGCGTTTCGGGACTGTAAGACGGTGAATTTGGAGGTTCGTCCGGTGTATGTAAGAAAGGAGGATAGTACACGGGGACATGTGTTTGTGGTAATGCTTGCGTACATGATAATTCGAAGGCTGCGCAGAGCGTGGAAGAATTTTGACTTGACGGTAGAGGAAGGTCTCGCACAATTGACGACCATTTGTTCGATGGAAGTAACAATCAAAGGCCAAAAAGCTAGTTGCCAGAAGATCCCGCGTCCGCGGCAACAATCACATGAATTATTAGAGGCATTACAGATAAAGTTGCCAGAAGTATTGCCAAGCCGGAACATACGGGTAGTCACTAGAAAAAAGCTTGCTGTTCGGCGTAAAAGTCAATAA
- a CDS encoding DUF1837 domain-containing protein produces the protein MNSYGLYAKAASKFRDYNQNDGEAGVLLLLCFLEAHLQAPEISTKLEIKLSSNDYAKGSDAIRLPVECPKKIYRFKTVISLDGSENQGAFFYLRPRIPNGGDCVASGKSARAI, from the coding sequence CTGAATAGTTACGGGCTTTATGCAAAAGCAGCTTCGAAATTCAGGGATTATAACCAGAATGATGGCGAAGCGGGTGTATTGCTTTTGTTATGCTTTCTCGAAGCACATCTGCAAGCACCAGAAATTTCGACTAAACTGGAAATAAAACTTTCATCAAACGATTATGCCAAAGGTTCAGATGCGATTCGCTTGCCGGTTGAATGTCCTAAAAAAATCTATCGCTTTAAAACCGTAATTTCACTGGACGGATCAGAAAATCAGGGTGCATTTTTTTATTTGCGTCCTCGGATACCTAATGGCGGCGATTGTGTGGCATCAGGCAAAAGTGCACGCGCAATTTAA
- a CDS encoding sodium/glutamate symporter: MISIEVPDFIAHTMGIVVFFVGVHINRKFTILRDFNIPETVTDGLFAAVIVFLIGLFADIEINYQLKTRDSLLVYFSG, encoded by the coding sequence ATGATATCTATTGAGGTTCCTGATTTTATCGCTCATACGATGGGCATTGTAGTTTTCTTTGTTGGCGTACACATCAATCGAAAATTCACTATTTTACGCGACTTTAATATTCCTGAGACAGTGACGGACGGACTGTTCGCTGCCGTCATCGTGTTTTTAATTGGTCTCTTTGCTGACATAGAGATCAATTACCAACTGAAAACTCGTGACTCGCTGCTGGTTTATTTTTCAGGCTGA
- a CDS encoding efflux transporter outer membrane subunit, which translates to MIDYLMNNNRFRCRPKCRPRCRFAGLLLFTLLASCTTVGPDYKKPDRASPEAWVGQLEGGLTQQQLDPETLSQWWKSLGDPVLSGFVERAIAANLDLRTAEAQLCQARAQRGIIGSTRFPTIDAEGFAIRTGSSENTGAGSTSELYSSSFDAAWELDIFGGRHRALEAAEADFQAAQEARRDVLVSVLAEVAVNYIELRTFQAQYAVAKQNLLVQLDTLEIVQAQFDAGAVLELDLERAVSNAETTRSELPRLNQAITQAKNRLAVLIGQTPGTVDKELDGLRLMSTPSVQIAVGVPAETLRRRPDVRRAERQLAAETARIGVATAVLYPKFTLAGTIGLESLSPSNLIASDSRTWGIGPSVQWNIFDGGRTRQKIAVQNALQEQAMVQYEASILNALEEVENAITAFTQEQLRYRSLVESAAAAERAANIAQTRYEAGASNFLTVLDTQRTLLSTQNRQAASQGAIMSNLVRLYKSLGGGWTPEQPINGKTE; encoded by the coding sequence ATGATTGATTACCTTATGAATAACAATCGATTTAGGTGTCGACCCAAGTGCAGACCCAGGTGCCGATTTGCAGGGCTATTATTATTTACTTTGCTGGCCAGTTGCACCACGGTAGGCCCCGATTATAAAAAACCTGATAGAGCATCACCTGAAGCGTGGGTCGGTCAACTTGAAGGCGGTTTGACCCAGCAACAACTCGATCCGGAGACACTCTCGCAATGGTGGAAATCCCTGGGGGACCCTGTACTTAGTGGTTTTGTGGAAAGGGCAATAGCTGCCAACCTTGATCTCAGAACAGCGGAAGCACAATTGTGCCAAGCCAGAGCCCAAAGGGGCATCATTGGCAGCACTCGCTTTCCAACGATAGATGCCGAAGGCTTTGCGATTCGTACTGGAAGCAGTGAGAACACCGGCGCGGGTTCAACCTCTGAACTTTATTCTTCCTCCTTTGATGCCGCTTGGGAGCTGGACATTTTTGGTGGCCGGCACCGTGCTCTTGAGGCCGCCGAAGCTGACTTTCAAGCGGCCCAGGAAGCGCGACGTGATGTGCTGGTTTCGGTGTTAGCAGAAGTGGCTGTTAACTATATTGAGTTGCGCACTTTTCAGGCCCAGTACGCTGTTGCCAAGCAAAACTTATTGGTACAACTTGATACGTTAGAAATTGTACAGGCACAATTCGATGCTGGTGCGGTGTTGGAGCTTGATCTTGAGCGTGCGGTATCAAATGCAGAAACTACACGCTCCGAACTACCCCGTCTAAACCAGGCTATTACTCAAGCCAAAAATCGTCTCGCCGTATTGATTGGTCAGACCCCCGGCACAGTTGATAAAGAGTTAGACGGGTTGCGGCTGATGTCCACGCCCAGCGTACAAATTGCAGTTGGTGTGCCGGCTGAAACATTGCGCAGACGGCCTGATGTGCGCCGTGCCGAGCGTCAGCTTGCCGCAGAAACGGCACGGATTGGCGTTGCCACAGCCGTGCTTTATCCGAAATTCACCTTAGCTGGCACGATCGGCCTCGAGTCTTTATCTCCGTCAAACCTCATTGCAAGTGATAGCAGAACCTGGGGTATTGGCCCGAGTGTGCAATGGAATATTTTTGATGGCGGTCGTACCCGGCAAAAAATTGCAGTGCAAAATGCACTGCAAGAACAGGCGATGGTACAATACGAAGCCAGTATTCTCAATGCGCTGGAAGAAGTAGAAAATGCGATTACCGCGTTTACCCAGGAGCAACTTCGTTATCGCTCGCTAGTGGAGTCGGCTGCAGCAGCTGAACGAGCAGCAAATATTGCCCAGACGCGCTATGAAGCGGGAGCAAGCAATTTTCTAACGGTTCTCGATACGCAACGAACCCTGCTGAGCACCCAGAATCGACAAGCTGCCAGCCAGGGAGCGATTATGTCCAATCTGGTTCGCTTATATAAATCGTTGGGGGGAGGCTGGACTCCTGAGCAACCCATCAATGGGAAAACGGAATGA